The following coding sequences are from one Diabrotica virgifera virgifera chromosome 2, PGI_DIABVI_V3a window:
- the LOC126880788 gene encoding uncharacterized protein LOC126880788 translates to MRGRSLTVTLFGEKESERRTAVKNRVVVLSKAKDKSFADMVRGLRTGLGERKDVVVKQMRKTKSEGMVLELDGGREMAEEVRRIVSSGNTCVTKAVTKGGVPRKIISLIDMYVITTVKDVMNAIEDFAGRKCEGEVKDIRPSHGGKIAREEVELCVAERLIRRERLMVGIISCLVKERVSIARCHRCQAIGHIRAECKAESEHKGCWRCGEEGHIARQCNESKLWFANCNIEGHRCQELVDEARSRSANAVR, encoded by the coding sequence ATGAGAGGCAGAAGCCTGACGGTGACCCTGTTCGGAGAGAAAGAGAGCGAGAGAAGAACTGCTGTCAAAAACAGGGTAGTTGTGCTAAGCAAGGCCAAGGATAAATCCTTTGCCGATATGGTGCGAGGACTTCGCACGGGACTGGGAGAGAGGAAAGATGTAGTGGTAAAGCAAATGAGGAAAACAAAAAGTGAGGGCATGGTTTTGGAATTGGACGGTGGAAGAGAGATGGCTGAGGAGGTCAGGAGGATCGTCTCCTCGGGCAACACCTGTGTTACCAAAGCGGTAACGAAGGGTGGAGTGCCGAGAAAGATTATCTCCCTGATCGACATGTACGTGATAACCACGGTGAAAGACGTGATGAATGCGATAGAGGACTTTGCAGGGAGAAAGTGCGAAGGTGAGGTGAAGGACATTCGACCGTCACACGGTGGCAAAATTGCCAGGGAAGAGGTAGAACTTTGCGTAGCAGAGAGATTAATCCGGAGGGAGAGACTGATGGTGGGAATAATATCCTGTCTAGTAAAGGAAAGAGTTTCCATTGCGAGATGCCACAGATGCCAGGCAATTGGGCACATAAGAGCGGAGTGTAAGGCAGAGAGCGAGCATAAGGGTTGTTGGAGATGCGGAGAAGAGGGTCACATCGCCAGACAATGCAATGAGAGTAAATTGTGGTTCGCGAACTGTAACATAGAAGGTCATAGATGTCAGGAGTTGGTTGACGAGGCCAGGAGTAGATCTGCGAACGCGGTGCGGTAG